A region of Maniola jurtina chromosome 18, ilManJurt1.1, whole genome shotgun sequence DNA encodes the following proteins:
- the LOC123874224 gene encoding uncharacterized protein LOC123874224 isoform X1 has protein sequence MHLSFHILRLIIIFAFFYCTGTVVMNSCNDTRIERDLPENWPCEWNNGTIPFAYNFYLLNPNRLVNVAHRGIRNIESQSCLHFVEYNPIDLARKANVTYLFFTYSDVLEYCCLPVSPFYRRRVVLITPLCTLPVQVAHATLHAMGLKHDKHKPFPAEKVLQVLKCKNDSLHPGS, from the exons ATGCATTTATCGTTTCATATTTTACGATTGATTATAATATTCGCCTTTTTTTATTGTACTGGTACAGTGGTTATGAATTCTTGTAATGATACTA GAATAGAAAGAGATTTACCTGAAAACTGGCCATGTGAATGGAACAACGGCACAATACCATTTGCTTACAACTTCTATctactaa ATCCAAATCGGTTGGTGAACGTAGCTCATAGAGGCATCAGAAACATCGAATCACAATCTTGTTTGCATTTCGTTGAATATAACCCAATTGACTTGGCCAGAAAAGCGAATGTCACCTATCTCTTCTTCACATATTCCGATGTGTTAGAGTATTGCTGCTTACCTGTATCCCCATTTTATAGACGACGG GTGGTCCTGATAACACCCCTCTGCACGCTTCCAGTACAAGTCGCTCACGCTACGTTGCATGCCATGGGGCTGAAACACGACAAGCATAAACCGTTTCCAGCAGAAAAAGTCTTACAAGTTCTCAAATGTAAAAATGATTCTCTTCATCCTGGCAGTTGA
- the LOC123874224 gene encoding uncharacterized protein LOC123874224 isoform X2, protein MILIILGIERDLPENWPCEWNNGTIPFAYNFYLLNPNRLVNVAHRGIRNIESQSCLHFVEYNPIDLARKANVTYLFFTYSDVLEYCCLPVSPFYRRRVVLITPLCTLPVQVAHATLHAMGLKHDKHKPFPAEKVLQVLKCKNDSLHPGS, encoded by the exons ATGATACTA ATTATTTTAGGAATAGAAAGAGATTTACCTGAAAACTGGCCATGTGAATGGAACAACGGCACAATACCATTTGCTTACAACTTCTATctactaa ATCCAAATCGGTTGGTGAACGTAGCTCATAGAGGCATCAGAAACATCGAATCACAATCTTGTTTGCATTTCGTTGAATATAACCCAATTGACTTGGCCAGAAAAGCGAATGTCACCTATCTCTTCTTCACATATTCCGATGTGTTAGAGTATTGCTGCTTACCTGTATCCCCATTTTATAGACGACGG GTGGTCCTGATAACACCCCTCTGCACGCTTCCAGTACAAGTCGCTCACGCTACGTTGCATGCCATGGGGCTGAAACACGACAAGCATAAACCGTTTCCAGCAGAAAAAGTCTTACAAGTTCTCAAATGTAAAAATGATTCTCTTCATCCTGGCAGTTGA